The following proteins come from a genomic window of Synechococcus sp. BIOS-E4-1:
- the abc-f gene encoding ribosomal protection-like ABC-F family protein: MLRLEHVSKIYPTGEVLRDVTWEIKPGDRIGLVGVNGAGKSTQMRLIAGHEEPTSGAVVRQGEPRIAFLQQEFDVDLNRSVRQELFQAFGEAATVLNRQREVEEAMGSDQAAEDPDHLDELIHELGQLQNRFEALHGYELDARIDKLLPTIGFTPESAECLVGDYSGGWQMRIALGKILLQDPDLLLLDEPTNHLDVETIQWLEGYLQEQTAALVVISHDRTFLDRVCNQIVATERGISRSYLGNYTAHLEQKQLEQEATQAAFDRQQKEIATQQAYIDRFRASATRSTQAKSREKQLEKVELVNAPIESVAGPSFRFPEAPRSGAQVALMENLTHSYGDQILFLGAELEVERGDRIAFVGPNGAGKSTLLRLIMGMESPDEGSARLGEHNVIARYFEQNQAEALDLGKTVIDTMFEAVPDWTQTQVRSLLGSFCFSNDTVFKEVGKLSGGEKARLALALMLLTPCNFLVLDEPTNHLDIPAKQMLEDALCAYEGAALLVSHDRYFISRVANRIVELRDGELVLYRGDYSYYVEKKAEEKEAAEAALRQAQQDAKRKAKRQKQKERDAKRRSAA; the protein is encoded by the coding sequence GTGCTGCGACTTGAGCACGTCAGCAAGATCTATCCCACTGGGGAAGTGCTCCGGGACGTCACCTGGGAGATCAAACCCGGCGATCGCATTGGCCTGGTCGGTGTCAACGGCGCAGGCAAATCGACTCAGATGCGCTTGATCGCGGGCCATGAAGAGCCGACCAGCGGCGCGGTCGTTCGCCAGGGGGAACCACGAATCGCATTCCTGCAACAGGAATTCGACGTGGACCTCAACCGCTCGGTGCGGCAGGAGCTCTTCCAAGCCTTTGGAGAAGCCGCCACTGTGCTGAACCGTCAGCGCGAAGTCGAAGAGGCGATGGGCTCTGACCAAGCAGCTGAAGATCCCGACCATCTCGATGAGCTGATCCACGAGTTAGGACAGCTGCAGAACCGATTCGAAGCCCTGCATGGCTACGAACTGGATGCCCGCATCGACAAGCTGCTGCCCACCATCGGCTTCACGCCGGAGAGTGCCGAATGCCTGGTCGGAGACTATTCGGGCGGATGGCAGATGCGCATCGCCCTGGGCAAGATTCTTCTTCAGGACCCTGATCTGCTGCTGCTTGATGAGCCGACCAACCACCTGGATGTGGAAACGATCCAGTGGCTCGAGGGCTACCTGCAGGAGCAGACAGCAGCCCTTGTGGTAATCAGTCACGATCGAACCTTTCTCGATCGCGTCTGCAACCAGATTGTTGCCACCGAAAGGGGGATCTCCAGAAGTTATCTCGGCAATTACACCGCGCATCTGGAACAGAAGCAGCTGGAGCAGGAGGCGACGCAGGCGGCCTTCGACCGTCAGCAGAAGGAGATCGCCACCCAGCAGGCCTACATCGATCGATTCAGGGCAAGTGCCACGCGAAGCACCCAGGCCAAGAGCAGGGAAAAACAACTCGAGAAGGTGGAACTGGTTAACGCTCCGATCGAAAGCGTTGCCGGACCGAGTTTCCGGTTTCCTGAAGCACCCCGATCCGGTGCCCAGGTGGCTTTGATGGAGAATCTCACCCATAGCTACGGCGACCAAATCCTCTTCCTGGGAGCGGAACTGGAGGTTGAGCGCGGTGATCGCATTGCCTTTGTTGGGCCGAACGGAGCCGGAAAGTCCACGCTTCTGCGACTGATCATGGGAATGGAGTCACCAGACGAGGGCTCGGCTCGGCTGGGTGAACACAACGTGATCGCGCGGTATTTCGAACAAAACCAGGCAGAGGCTCTGGACCTGGGCAAAACAGTGATTGACACGATGTTTGAAGCGGTACCGGACTGGACGCAGACCCAGGTCCGCTCACTGCTGGGCAGCTTCTGCTTCAGCAACGACACCGTGTTCAAAGAGGTCGGCAAGCTGAGCGGCGGCGAGAAGGCACGTCTTGCATTGGCCCTGATGCTGCTCACACCATGCAATTTCCTAGTGTTGGACGAACCCACCAACCATCTTGATATCCCAGCCAAGCAAATGCTGGAAGACGCTCTCTGCGCCTACGAGGGAGCGGCACTGCTTGTTTCTCACGACCGGTATTTCATCTCCCGTGTCGCCAATCGCATCGTTGAACTGCGGGATGGAGAACTGGTGCTTTACCGAGGCGACTACTCCTACTACGTCGAAAAGAAAGCCGAAGAGAAGGAGGCCGCCGAAGCCGCACTCCGCCAGGCGCAACAGGACGCGAAGAGAAAGGCCAAACGCCAGAAACAGAAAGAACGGGACGCGAAACGGAGAAGTGCGGCTTGA
- a CDS encoding trypsin-like peptidase domain-containing protein has protein sequence MGLSLVAPVGLVLPQRSVVAAAQVSASAGLSAQSFVAAAVAKSGPAVVTLETQRTVRTAGGSGLPDGLLMDPFFQRFFGLRGSAAPRARVERGQGSGVIFDDQGLVLTNAHVVENTDRVMVGLPDGRRVSGQVVGQDSVTDLAVVKLQGGDLWPTAPLGDSDRLRVGDWAIAVGNPFGLENTVTLGIVSNLNRNVSQLGIQGKRLDLIQTDAAINPGNSGGPLLNSVGEVVGINTLVRSGPGAGLGFAIPINRARTIASQLVNQGRASHPMVGIGLSTIPASKPGGTVPPGAVVRSVMPGGPGALAGLQINDVIVSVAGQPVRNPAEVVTAIDRSGVGQPLVLSVQRQGRQLPVTVRPVEMSALKMP, from the coding sequence ATGGGGCTGTCGCTCGTGGCGCCAGTGGGTCTGGTCTTGCCACAGAGGAGTGTTGTGGCGGCAGCTCAGGTCTCAGCCTCAGCCGGTCTGTCGGCTCAATCCTTTGTGGCGGCGGCGGTGGCCAAAAGCGGCCCTGCGGTGGTCACGCTGGAAACGCAGCGAACCGTGCGGACAGCTGGTGGATCGGGCTTGCCAGATGGACTGCTGATGGATCCGTTCTTTCAGCGCTTCTTCGGTTTGCGGGGCTCCGCTGCTCCGAGGGCTCGCGTGGAACGTGGTCAGGGCAGTGGTGTGATCTTCGATGACCAGGGACTGGTGCTGACCAACGCCCATGTTGTTGAGAACACAGATCGGGTGATGGTGGGATTGCCTGATGGAAGACGAGTTTCCGGCCAGGTTGTCGGCCAGGATTCGGTGACCGATCTGGCGGTCGTGAAGCTCCAAGGAGGAGATCTCTGGCCAACCGCTCCTCTTGGCGATTCGGATCGACTGCGAGTTGGTGACTGGGCCATTGCTGTGGGTAATCCTTTCGGGCTTGAAAACACCGTCACCCTGGGAATCGTGAGCAACCTCAACAGGAACGTCTCCCAGCTCGGAATCCAGGGCAAACGCCTGGATCTGATTCAGACCGATGCGGCAATCAACCCCGGGAACTCCGGTGGCCCTTTGCTGAATTCCGTTGGTGAGGTGGTGGGAATCAACACATTGGTGCGCTCAGGCCCCGGCGCCGGCCTCGGATTTGCCATCCCGATCAACAGGGCTAGAACGATCGCTTCGCAGCTGGTGAACCAGGGACGAGCGAGTCACCCCATGGTCGGGATTGGTCTCTCGACGATTCCTGCATCAAAGCCTGGCGGAACGGTGCCCCCCGGCGCCGTTGTCCGCTCGGTGATGCCTGGTGGTCCGGGCGCTCTGGCCGGCCTTCAGATCAATGATGTCATCGTGTCAGTGGCCGGCCAGCCGGTGCGCAATCCAGCTGAGGTGGTGACAGCCATTGATCGCAGCGGTGTTGGTCAGCCTCTGGTGCTCAGCGTGCAGCGCCAGGGAAGGCAACTGCCAGTGACGGTGAGGCCCGTGGAAATGAGCGCTCTGAAGATGCCCTGA
- a CDS encoding DUF2973 domain-containing protein, whose translation MISSLFPLIYGLVFLALLWQAFRVMGRGFSAAVRSPGATNTPADRTGKVTIHPELLDGDGRLTEEDLLTVRFSGEDETGEPGVRPNE comes from the coding sequence ATGATCAGCAGTCTTTTTCCCCTGATTTACGGACTGGTCTTCCTGGCCCTGCTGTGGCAAGCCTTCCGGGTGATGGGACGCGGGTTCAGCGCAGCAGTGCGTTCTCCAGGGGCGACTAACACTCCTGCTGACCGAACCGGCAAGGTGACCATTCACCCTGAACTGCTCGATGGTGATGGCCGATTGACTGAGGAGGACCTACTCACCGTTCGATTCAGTGGTGAGGACGAGACTGGCGAACCTGGCGTGCGCCCTAATGAATAA
- the hrpB gene encoding ATP-dependent helicase HrpB → MGSFPIDGLLTDLCFRLHSSGTLILQAPPGAGKTTRVPLALMGELVHAPRASGRILLIEPRRLAAKAAATRLAESIGEPVGQRVGYSVRNEQRRSDATTIEAITDGLFLRRLQSQPDLPGVEIVIFDEFHERRRDSDVALALLREARRLLRPDLKLLLMSATLQLKALSAQFDAADTLTSQGQAFPVQTRHCQPRNKECLETHVLRVLEEELIELEHNSHTGEISPGVLVFLPGVREIERCRQRLMGVQRLRNWRVLTLHGQLSLKLQTETLRPCDRRWHGRIVLATSIAESSLTLDGIRLVVDAGLNRHTRFDPGTGMEKLVTVPASIASADQRRGRAGRQGPGRCVRLWSAADEQRRPAQDPPELQRADPQPTVLDLAQWGAGLGEDLDWLEPPPKPLFQEGQQQLKQLKLLTDQGQITAAGQQVAAFGMHPRLGLMLIQARRWGLETLACDLAALLSERDLPGSRDVGCDVGHRLQRLRDTARSNRHDGLGSMRQQSRQWQRQLRSLEPSASRLPLNEPEDLSLARLIATAFPEWLALARPGRPGAFLLRQGRGAVLLISDPLSSAEALAIARLDLKERDARIRLAVPISRHFLEDMASEHGEWSEHVAWNDKQQGIRAERVLSLGAIELQRQQLPRPSADLVSHALLQRLRDHGLELLPWDESCEQLRRRLQIAHSHLGSPWPNRTLQTLQETPELWLGEASLNCSSWQELASGDLTEALWSDLTWAQRRELETLLPERLRIPSGREARVTYGDDDAVLSVKLQEMFGCSQGPILLNGALPVTLELLSPAGRPLQRTKDLAGFWTGSYREVRREMRGRYPKHPWPESPMTAVPTSRSKKWS, encoded by the coding sequence TTGGGTTCCTTTCCCATTGATGGTCTTCTCACTGACCTCTGTTTTCGACTCCACAGCTCAGGAACCCTGATCCTTCAGGCACCACCGGGTGCAGGCAAGACCACCCGGGTTCCCCTGGCATTAATGGGGGAGCTGGTCCACGCCCCCCGGGCTTCAGGTCGCATCCTGCTGATTGAGCCGCGAAGGCTTGCGGCTAAAGCGGCTGCTACTCGATTGGCTGAGTCCATCGGCGAACCGGTGGGCCAGCGCGTGGGGTACTCCGTCCGCAACGAACAGAGACGCTCAGACGCCACGACCATCGAAGCCATCACTGACGGGCTGTTCCTGCGGCGTCTTCAGTCCCAGCCCGACCTGCCAGGGGTGGAGATTGTGATCTTCGATGAATTCCATGAGCGCCGCCGCGACAGTGACGTTGCCCTGGCACTTCTGCGGGAAGCAAGACGCTTGCTGAGGCCTGATCTGAAGCTGCTGCTGATGTCAGCAACCCTGCAGCTGAAGGCGCTGAGTGCCCAGTTCGATGCTGCTGACACGCTCACCAGTCAGGGACAAGCCTTCCCGGTGCAGACCCGCCACTGCCAACCCCGCAACAAGGAGTGCCTCGAAACGCATGTGCTGCGCGTCCTCGAGGAGGAATTGATCGAGCTCGAACACAACAGCCACACCGGTGAAATCTCTCCTGGGGTCCTCGTCTTTCTCCCTGGTGTGCGTGAGATTGAACGCTGCCGACAAAGGCTTATGGGAGTACAGCGTCTGCGTAACTGGCGGGTACTGACGCTGCATGGCCAGCTCTCCCTCAAACTGCAGACCGAAACACTCAGGCCCTGCGACAGACGCTGGCATGGACGCATCGTCCTGGCGACATCCATTGCGGAAAGCTCTCTCACCCTGGATGGCATCCGCCTCGTGGTGGATGCAGGACTGAATCGCCACACGCGTTTTGATCCAGGCACCGGCATGGAAAAGTTGGTGACCGTGCCAGCCAGCATTGCCAGCGCGGATCAGAGGCGGGGACGAGCGGGGCGCCAGGGACCAGGCCGCTGCGTACGCCTTTGGTCAGCGGCTGACGAGCAACGGCGGCCAGCGCAAGATCCTCCGGAGCTGCAACGGGCAGATCCACAACCCACCGTGCTTGACCTGGCGCAGTGGGGTGCTGGCCTGGGTGAAGACCTCGACTGGCTGGAACCTCCACCCAAACCACTGTTCCAGGAAGGGCAGCAGCAACTGAAGCAGCTGAAACTGCTCACGGATCAGGGGCAGATCACAGCCGCTGGGCAACAGGTGGCAGCGTTCGGCATGCACCCAAGGTTGGGGCTGATGTTGATCCAGGCGAGGCGCTGGGGACTGGAGACACTGGCCTGCGATCTGGCTGCGCTGCTGAGTGAACGGGATCTACCCGGCAGCCGTGATGTTGGGTGTGATGTCGGCCATCGCCTTCAGCGCTTGCGAGACACAGCGCGATCCAATCGTCACGACGGCCTCGGCAGCATGCGCCAGCAGAGCAGGCAATGGCAAAGACAGCTCCGCTCACTCGAGCCATCAGCGTCGCGGTTGCCCCTCAACGAGCCTGAGGATCTCTCTCTCGCGCGGCTGATCGCCACTGCATTCCCTGAGTGGCTCGCCCTGGCACGACCTGGACGACCAGGGGCATTCCTACTGCGCCAGGGTCGCGGCGCAGTACTGCTGATATCAGACCCCTTGAGCAGTGCCGAGGCCCTGGCCATCGCCAGGCTTGACCTCAAGGAACGTGATGCACGCATTCGCCTGGCGGTGCCCATCAGCCGGCACTTTCTCGAAGACATGGCCTCAGAGCATGGGGAATGGAGTGAACACGTCGCCTGGAACGACAAACAACAGGGAATCCGCGCTGAGCGAGTCCTGAGCCTCGGTGCGATCGAATTGCAGCGACAGCAACTGCCCCGCCCTTCAGCCGATCTGGTAAGCCATGCGTTGCTGCAGCGCCTTCGCGACCATGGCCTCGAACTTCTCCCCTGGGACGAATCCTGCGAACAGCTGCGTCGGCGCCTTCAGATTGCCCACAGCCACTTGGGGAGCCCATGGCCGAATCGCACTCTCCAGACACTGCAGGAAACTCCTGAGCTCTGGCTCGGAGAGGCCAGCCTGAACTGCAGCAGCTGGCAGGAGCTGGCCAGCGGCGACCTGACTGAAGCATTGTGGAGCGACCTCACATGGGCACAGCGACGGGAGCTGGAAACACTGCTTCCCGAGAGACTGAGGATTCCCAGCGGCAGAGAAGCCAGAGTCACTTACGGCGATGACGATGCAGTGCTGTCGGTCAAGCTGCAGGAGATGTTCGGCTGCAGCCAGGGACCGATCCTTCTCAACGGAGCCCTGCCGGTGACCCTTGAACTGCTCTCGCCAGCCGGCCGACCTTTGCAGCGCACCAAGGACCTTGCAGGCTTCTGGACCGGGAGCTACAGGGAAGTCCGTCGCGAGATGCGCGGCCGCTACCCGAAACACCCATGGCCGGAGTCACCGATGACAGCGGTCCCCACTAGCAGGTCGAAGAAGTGGTCGTAA
- a CDS encoding chlorophyll a/b-binding protein: MSDNASRFGFVNFAETWNGRLAMMGFVIGLGTELLTGQGILSQIGLG, translated from the coding sequence ATGTCTGACAACGCATCCCGCTTCGGCTTCGTCAACTTCGCTGAAACCTGGAATGGCCGCCTGGCCATGATGGGCTTCGTGATCGGCCTGGGTACAGAGCTGCTCACCGGCCAAGGCATCCTGTCTCAGATCGGCCTCGGTTGA
- the xseA gene encoding exodeoxyribonuclease VII large subunit, producing the protein MTANAIPSYSVKELNSAVGSLLERGFAPRFLVQGIASRPQVKKGHLWMNLTDGGATITVVCWASRLNQLDYVPADGDGVTVVGKLNFWAARASLAVQAIDIRPSLSTVERRFEAVKALLTSEGLIDPATRKRLPLIPRRIALLTSVPSSALADMLRTASERWPLAELLVVPIPVQGAVAPQICAVLEQLNQADPQLNLDALVLARGGGSREDLMVFDDEQVCRAIAAFCCPVVTGLGHEDDLTVADLVADHRAATPTAAIVSLCPSRVSALQTARQQRLQLIQQQQWRFRRERERLQQRHQLLQSVQPLTVLQRSRQQLRQRQQLLKALSPDRWLSRGFAKVIRLDGTVLESVNQANPNDDLVIHVRDGLIGVTVQSVQTNLG; encoded by the coding sequence TTGACCGCTAACGCCATCCCCAGCTACTCCGTCAAGGAGCTCAACAGTGCAGTCGGCTCACTGCTCGAACGTGGTTTCGCCCCCCGTTTTCTGGTCCAGGGCATTGCGTCCCGCCCCCAGGTCAAAAAAGGGCACCTATGGATGAACCTCACCGATGGGGGTGCAACCATCACTGTGGTCTGCTGGGCATCGCGGTTAAACCAGCTCGATTACGTGCCTGCAGACGGTGACGGAGTCACGGTGGTGGGAAAACTGAATTTCTGGGCAGCCCGGGCCAGTCTCGCGGTCCAGGCCATCGACATCCGCCCGAGTCTCTCCACCGTTGAGCGACGCTTTGAAGCTGTTAAAGCGCTGCTGACTTCAGAAGGGTTGATTGATCCAGCAACACGAAAACGCCTGCCGTTGATCCCCAGGCGAATTGCTCTGTTGACGAGCGTGCCCAGTTCGGCCTTGGCGGACATGCTCAGGACTGCCAGTGAGCGATGGCCTCTAGCAGAACTGCTGGTTGTTCCAATCCCTGTTCAGGGCGCCGTCGCCCCACAGATCTGCGCAGTGCTGGAGCAGCTCAACCAGGCTGACCCCCAGTTGAACCTGGATGCTCTGGTTCTGGCCAGGGGAGGAGGAAGCAGGGAGGATCTGATGGTTTTCGACGATGAACAGGTCTGTCGTGCCATTGCAGCGTTCTGCTGTCCGGTCGTGACCGGACTGGGGCACGAGGACGATCTCACCGTTGCCGATCTGGTGGCTGATCATCGTGCTGCGACACCCACCGCAGCAATCGTCAGCCTTTGTCCTAGTCGAGTCTCAGCCTTGCAGACAGCCCGGCAGCAACGTTTGCAGTTGATCCAACAACAACAATGGCGTTTCAGGCGAGAAAGAGAGCGGCTTCAGCAAAGGCATCAACTGCTACAAAGTGTGCAACCGCTTACTGTGCTGCAGCGCAGCCGCCAGCAGTTGCGTCAACGGCAACAACTGCTCAAGGCTCTCTCACCAGATCGCTGGTTGAGCCGGGGATTCGCGAAGGTGATCCGACTGGACGGAACGGTGCTGGAGTCGGTGAATCAAGCCAATCCCAACGACGATCTGGTGATCCATGTTCGAGACGGACTGATCGGTGTCACGGTCCAATCCGTTCAGACAAACTTGGGTTAA
- the xseB gene encoding exodeoxyribonuclease VII small subunit, with product MTWRKDAEALNYEEALQALDLLLAKLQDESLPLSELQSSHQRAEIYLSRCEQLLSETEQSVLQLDPQTLTTQTYESETYEQRNDA from the coding sequence GTGACCTGGCGAAAAGATGCTGAAGCACTGAACTACGAGGAGGCCCTCCAGGCACTCGACCTTCTCTTGGCCAAGCTTCAGGACGAATCCCTACCGTTGTCCGAACTTCAGAGCAGTCATCAACGGGCGGAGATTTATCTGAGTCGATGTGAACAACTTCTCAGCGAAACAGAACAGAGTGTTCTTCAACTTGATCCTCAGACATTGACCACCCAGACGTATGAGAGCGAGACCTATGAGCAGCGGAACGATGCGTAA
- a CDS encoding DUF2834 domain-containing protein — protein MRNVLIWSYLFLALLGAVLPWQANLEFIQAGAGTGFDLTGFIRDANLNAASRSLSRDLIIGATAFTIWITIEGRRLQVRSWWISLVLCVTVSFACGGPFFLYLRERRLLELEKETPVIEQND, from the coding sequence ATGCGTAACGTGCTGATCTGGAGCTATCTGTTTCTGGCCTTGCTGGGTGCCGTTCTGCCTTGGCAAGCCAATCTGGAATTCATTCAGGCAGGAGCGGGAACAGGATTCGATCTAACTGGCTTCATCCGAGACGCCAATCTGAATGCAGCCTCACGATCACTCAGCCGCGATCTGATCATCGGCGCCACTGCATTCACCATCTGGATCACCATCGAAGGGCGCCGTTTACAGGTCAGAAGCTGGTGGATCTCTTTAGTGCTGTGCGTCACCGTGTCATTTGCCTGCGGAGGACCATTTTTTCTGTATTTACGTGAACGTCGTCTGCTGGAGCTGGAAAAAGAAACGCCAGTGATCGAGCAAAACGATTGA
- a CDS encoding YihY/virulence factor BrkB family protein: MAKMLSIRQLCRSLWRAYLRWASSDCVDLSAAFAYYTLQSIFPILLISLSLTSWLLGRQQNLDEQILIYASGVLPPPAIEIIRQTLQKLVSQGFGAGLLGAAVLLVTAGNVYLTLQRGADRLWRDVLQPLPDALPFGAQAYRFVRVRIEAFFVVILIGLLIVVDQISANLRMVPAAFVDELTRSLPWLTDIFPDLPVLQFGRLLIPFMGFSGMALLLQFLLPSRKVPFLPLIPGSLLIGFLLTVLNLAVSRSIFSLGARYQAYGVIGGVLVLTLWIWMVGVVIYFGQCWSVELANMRIKKSGDPFFHAVQD; encoded by the coding sequence ATGGCGAAGATGCTGTCGATTCGTCAGCTTTGCCGCTCTCTGTGGAGGGCTTATCTGCGTTGGGCGTCTTCTGATTGTGTTGATCTCAGTGCAGCTTTCGCTTACTACACTCTTCAGTCAATCTTTCCGATTCTGCTGATTTCATTGTCTTTGACGTCCTGGTTGCTTGGGCGGCAGCAGAACCTGGATGAACAGATTCTGATCTATGCAAGTGGTGTGCTACCACCTCCTGCGATTGAGATTATTCGCCAGACTCTTCAGAAGCTTGTTTCTCAGGGATTTGGAGCTGGTCTTCTCGGTGCAGCCGTTCTGTTGGTGACGGCTGGGAATGTTTATTTGACCTTGCAGCGTGGAGCGGATCGTTTATGGCGTGATGTTCTGCAGCCATTGCCTGATGCGTTGCCGTTCGGGGCACAGGCTTATCGGTTTGTGCGGGTGAGAATAGAAGCTTTTTTCGTTGTGATTCTGATAGGTCTTCTGATCGTTGTCGATCAAATCAGTGCCAATCTGCGAATGGTGCCTGCGGCTTTTGTTGATGAATTAACCCGCTCTTTGCCATGGTTGACTGATATTTTTCCTGATTTGCCGGTGCTTCAGTTCGGCCGTTTGTTGATTCCTTTTATGGGTTTTTCGGGAATGGCTTTGTTGCTGCAATTCCTGCTTCCCAGCCGAAAAGTCCCTTTCTTGCCTCTGATTCCCGGTTCTTTGTTGATCGGGTTTTTGCTGACAGTCCTCAATCTTGCTGTCAGCAGAAGTATTTTTTCGCTGGGAGCTCGATATCAGGCTTATGGAGTCATTGGTGGAGTTCTCGTGCTGACGCTATGGATCTGGATGGTTGGCGTTGTGATTTACTTCGGACAGTGTTGGAGTGTGGAGTTGGCCAATATGCGTATTAAGAAGAGCGGTGATCCGTTCTTTCACGCCGTCCAGGACTGA
- a CDS encoding inositol monophosphatase family protein produces the protein MTSRFLNSQQLLAVHQLLDRVADRQRQDFGHIVSDLKADGSLITACDRWSDQALVDGLSELAPGEFTLSEEGEKVCPSSSAFWVVDPLDGTTNYAAGIPYWAISVARFVDGRPSEAFLEIPSLRQRIVAIRGRGAWRNGKPLTPETRLQAGSACVSLCSRAIRVLQRRHEDPFPGKIRLLGVASLNLVSVAMGQTVAALEATPKIWDLAAAWLVLSELDCPLQWLDQDPAALTPGQDLADVSFPVLAASSQAELERLRPWGESLLLS, from the coding sequence TTGACCTCAAGATTCCTTAACTCTCAGCAATTACTTGCAGTTCATCAGCTGCTCGACAGGGTTGCAGATCGGCAGAGACAGGATTTCGGACACATCGTTTCGGATCTCAAGGCTGATGGATCCCTGATCACAGCCTGTGATCGCTGGAGCGATCAGGCGCTGGTAGATGGACTATCTGAGCTGGCTCCCGGTGAATTCACCCTCAGTGAGGAGGGAGAGAAGGTTTGTCCGTCTTCTTCAGCCTTCTGGGTTGTCGATCCACTCGACGGCACCACCAATTACGCAGCTGGAATTCCTTACTGGGCGATTTCCGTGGCTCGTTTTGTGGACGGTCGTCCTAGCGAGGCTTTCCTGGAGATTCCATCTCTGCGTCAGCGCATCGTGGCGATCCGAGGTCGAGGTGCTTGGCGCAACGGCAAACCTCTCACGCCCGAGACCCGTCTGCAGGCTGGCAGTGCCTGCGTGTCGCTTTGCAGTCGTGCGATCCGGGTGCTGCAGCGCCGTCATGAGGACCCTTTTCCAGGAAAAATCCGCTTGCTGGGTGTTGCCAGCCTCAACCTGGTCAGCGTGGCGATGGGACAGACAGTCGCAGCCCTGGAGGCCACACCCAAGATCTGGGATCTTGCAGCAGCCTGGCTGGTTTTGAGCGAATTGGACTGTCCTCTGCAATGGCTTGATCAAGATCCGGCCGCGCTGACGCCTGGACAAGATCTCGCCGACGTCAGTTTTCCCGTGCTCGCAGCGAGTTCGCAGGCTGAGCTTGAGCGGCTCAGGCCCTGGGGAGAGTCGCTGCTGCTTTCCTGA
- a CDS encoding TolC family protein translates to MALEVQQAKSSLRAAISSWYPTLNLTANGLPQYLSGQERFTDNNEADTESVTTGLRQRSGVLTYTEQTTASFRASLNWKLIDPARVPQISAARDSFERARDAYLIALRDLRLTAATAYYNLQRYDSQVDVGKQAVAASLLSLRYARSRFQAGVATKLEVLEAETQLARDRDGLIQSLNLQVRARRDLARIIDLPQDITATAASPAKVVGVWEPSLQESIIAAYAFREELDQFILDISIKNSNANASLAAVQPVLTIFNDFSTQRSEIQQSQQSFSTELEGWDMDNAVGLQATWNIFDGGKARADYRRQKQAAEASAYEFANQRGVIRLQVEQSFYDLRANQQTIQTTAREVLSQREALRLARLRFAAGVTTQREVVDNQRDLTRAQTRHVDALSNYNITVAELRRYTGLDQVGACPPLNLPADKAEIPEAEQIQIKPTPEIPACQASLLGS, encoded by the coding sequence GTGGCACTCGAGGTGCAGCAAGCCAAGTCCAGCTTGAGAGCGGCGATCTCTAGCTGGTACCCAACGCTCAATCTCACTGCCAATGGTCTGCCGCAGTATCTTTCCGGACAAGAGCGATTCACTGACAATAATGAAGCGGATACTGAGAGCGTTACGACTGGTCTGCGGCAGAGATCAGGTGTTCTCACCTATACAGAACAGACCACTGCCAGTTTCCGAGCATCGCTGAACTGGAAGTTGATTGATCCAGCACGAGTTCCCCAGATTTCTGCTGCGCGAGACAGCTTTGAAAGAGCACGTGATGCCTATTTGATCGCTTTGAGAGATCTGCGATTAACTGCGGCCACCGCCTACTACAACCTTCAGCGATATGACTCACAAGTTGATGTTGGCAAGCAGGCTGTGGCTGCTTCACTGTTGAGCTTGCGTTACGCAAGATCACGTTTTCAGGCAGGTGTGGCAACCAAGCTGGAAGTGCTTGAAGCGGAAACGCAACTTGCCCGAGATCGAGATGGCTTAATCCAGTCTCTTAATTTACAGGTTCGAGCGCGTCGAGATTTGGCCAGAATCATCGATCTGCCTCAGGACATCACTGCAACCGCCGCATCCCCAGCAAAAGTTGTGGGCGTTTGGGAGCCGTCTTTGCAAGAGAGCATCATTGCGGCTTATGCCTTCCGCGAAGAGCTCGATCAGTTCATTCTGGATATTTCGATTAAAAACAGCAATGCCAATGCTTCTTTGGCAGCTGTGCAGCCGGTTTTAACCATCTTTAACGATTTCTCGACACAAAGATCCGAGATCCAGCAATCCCAACAATCTTTCTCTACCGAACTTGAAGGATGGGACATGGACAATGCGGTTGGCCTTCAAGCAACCTGGAATATTTTTGATGGTGGCAAAGCCCGAGCTGATTACCGTCGCCAAAAGCAGGCTGCTGAAGCGAGCGCTTATGAATTCGCGAATCAACGCGGTGTGATTCGCTTGCAAGTGGAACAGAGCTTTTATGACTTAAGGGCGAATCAGCAGACCATTCAGACAACCGCGCGCGAGGTTCTGTCTCAACGAGAAGCCTTACGCCTTGCACGCCTTCGCTTCGCTGCGGGTGTGACCACCCAGCGTGAAGTGGTTGATAACCAAAGAGACCTCACAAGAGCACAGACTCGTCATGTCGATGCTTTATCTAACTACAACATCACCGTTGCCGAGTTGAGGCGATATACGGGACTGGACCAGGTCGGCGCTTGTCCACCTCTGAACTTACCTGCTGACAAGGCAGAAATTCCTGAGGCTGAACAGATTCAGATCAAACCCACACCAGAAATTCCAGCCTGTCAAGCTTCCCTCTTGGGTTCTTGA